A stretch of Triticum aestivum cultivar Chinese Spring chromosome 1D, IWGSC CS RefSeq v2.1, whole genome shotgun sequence DNA encodes these proteins:
- the LOC123182493 gene encoding ribosomal protein L11 methyltransferase, with the protein MLPLARAPLRRLLLSSPLALSLCAPYTTVGRRGLGGGGVSPLLLMLSARPSACRVGGGSPAAGAPTGASSRGRSFCACAVSVDDGAPSSSAAGSVYDDVAAPYLSVRIRCRKEDAELLSESLLCFGACSVTVDDITDAANLDEISITTIYAHGENVGSSISNAASSAGLDYSPAYETTVGKQCDWVTLVQETYESTKVIDDLWIIPKWKTPPDPQATNIIINPGLAFGTGEHPTTKLCLLFLKEVIKGGEHVMDYGTGTGVLGIAALKMGAALSTGIDIDPQAVRSARENMLLNGMDSDRMLVHLVPTGAEPSCFSSSIDKSEEEKPGSNLELKSSKGTHDIVAANILLNPLLELVEDIVGFAKTGGTVAVSGILCEQVPKIEKAYSRYLDNLSVSEMDGWACLQGTRRA; encoded by the exons atGCTGCCGCTAGCGCGCGCCCCACTCCGCCGCCTCctgctctcctctccccttgccctGTCGCTCTGCGCCCCCTACACGACCGTAGGCCGccgcggcctcggcggcggcggcgtctcgccCCTTCTCCTGATGCTCTCCGCTCGCCCCTCGGCGTGCCGCGTCGGCGGGGGCTCCCCGGCCGCAGGGGCACCAACCGGGGCCTCCTCTCGAGGCAGGAGCTTCTGCGCCTGCGCCGTCAGCGTGGACGACGGGGCGCCCTCCAGCTCCGCCGCCGGCAGCGTCTACGACGACGTGGCCGCGCCCTACCTCTCCGTCCGCATCCGCTGCCGCAAGGAGGACGCC GAACTGCTGTCCGAGTCCCTCCTGTGCTTTGGCGCTTGCTCCGTCACGGTGGACGACATTACCGACGCTGCGAATCTTGACGAG ATCTCCATAACCACCATATATGCACACGGGGAGAACGTGGGCTCAAGCATATCGAATGCTGCAAGCTCAGCTGGCCTGGACTACAGCCCAGCGTATGAAACCACTGTAGGAAAGCAGTGCGATTGGGTGACACTCGTGCAG GAAACGTATGAGTCTACTAAAGTTATCGATGACCTTTGGATCATTCCTAAATGGAAAACTCCCCCT GATCCGCAGGCCACAAATATCATTATCAATCCAGGTCTGGCTTTTGGAACTGGGGAGCATCCGACGACCAAATTGTGCCTTCTTTTTCTGAAGGAAGTTATTAAGGGGGGTGAGCATGTCATGGACTATGGAACAGGCACCGGAGTGTTGGGTATTGCAGCTCTGAAG ATGGGTGCTGCTCTATCGACTGGTATAGACATCGACCCTCAAGCTGTAAGATCCGCTCGTGAGAACATGCTGCTGAACGGTATGGATTCCGACAGAATGCTGGTTCACTTGGTACCGACAGGCGCCGAGCCTTCATGCTTCTCAAGTAGCATCGACAAATCAGAAGAGGAAAAGCCCGGCAGTAACCTTGAGCTGAAGTCTTCAAAGGGGACGCATGACATTGTTGCTGCAAACATACTGCTGAACCCCTTGCTGGAGCTGGTCGAGGACATAGTTGGATTTGCGAAAACCGGTGGAACAGTTGCCGTTTCAGGGATATTGTGTGAGCAG GTTCCGAAGATCGAAAAGGCTTACTCCAGGTACTTGGACAACTTATCTGTATCTGAAATGGATGGATGGGCGTGCCTTCAGGGAACAAGAAGAGCATAG
- the LOC123182492 gene encoding glyoxysomal processing protease, glyoxysomal, with translation MEPREIAAAARSFSAMARIVGPDPKAVKMRRHAFHLHQSGSTTLSASAVLLPPGALADPPPLLARICASHGHAGGVALTAASLVEAFLVAEQRDSPSEELQPRLVPEARLDVLVEAEESGNISRGDSGAPQWLSAELLAMVDVPASADSVSSLLTYDGSLIGSSSWDVGWPLADVNQKQVEYDAGSSLEYNRKNVYAESVDPSTIAKSATRIAILGVSALTSSNARHINVPPTPQRGDSLLVVGSPFGILSPFHFFNSISVGAVANCLPPGAVRSALLMADIHCLPGMEGAPVFDKNSCLVGMLMKPLRQRGSNIQVQLVITWEGICTAWSRNKLELIEQVSNELLDDKSADSKMVESCSMDNHRRFVSNSANDLNQYSIPPSLREAISSVVLVTVGDTTWASGILLNKNGLVLTNAHLLEPWRFGRTSPLGLQHKTTSLAGEYLHGENKLLQSQHCKMSNEDSFKHEVSFFNLGSKREKRISVRLDDGEKQTWCSASVVFISKGPLDVALLQMEKIAIEFCAIRPEFVCPTAGSSAYVVGHGLLGPRSGLCSSLSSGVVSKVVQIPSAQHSHLPSNVQTDNMDLPVMLQTTAAVHPGSSGGVIVNSHGRMVGLITSNAKHGGGSTIPRLNFSIPCKSLEMVFKYAANGDYTILEQLDKPNELLSSVWALAQAPSSLPFLSSPPGKSGEGKVSEFSKFLANQKEGLTSISDLEAFLKHKIPSKI, from the exons ATGGAGCCGCgcgagatcgccgccgccgcgcggaGCTTCTCGGCGATGGCGCGGATCGTCGGCCCG GACCCCAAGGCCGTCAAGATGCGCCGCCACGCCTTCCACCTCCACCA GTCGGGGTCCACCACGCTGTCGGCGTCGGCCGTCCTTCTGCCGCCGGGCGCCCTGGCGGACCCGCCGCCGCTCCTCGCCCGTATATGCGCGTCCCACGGCCACGCCGGGGGCGTCGCGCTCACGGCCGCGTCGCTCGTCGAGGCGTTCCTGGTCGCGGAGCAGCGCGATAGCCCCAGCGAG GAACTGCAGCCGAGGTTAGTACCGGAGGCGCGTCTTGATGTGCTAGTTGAG GCTGAGGAATCAGGGAACATTAGTCGTGGAGATTCTGGAGCTCCCCAGTGGCTTTCAGCTGAGTTACTTGCCATG GTTGATGTCCCAGCATCTGCTGATTCTGTATCATCCTTGTTAACATATGATGGTTCACTGATTGGAAGCTCGTCATGGGATGTTGGCTGGCCACTGGCCGATGTAAATCAGAAGCAG GTTGAATATGACGCCGGATCCTCCCTTGAGTATAACAGGAAGAATGTCTATGCTGAGTCTGTTGACCCATCAACAATAGCCAAGTCCGCCACAAGAATTGCTATACTAGGAGTCTCAGCCTTAACATCAAGT AATGCAAGACATATCAACGTTCCACCGACGCCACAGCGAGGGGACTCTTTGCTGGTAGTGGGGTCTCCCTTTGGCATCCTGTCACCATTCCATTTCTTCAACAG TATATCAGTCGGTGCTGTTGCAAACTGCTTACCTCCAGGCGCTGTCAGGAGCGCGCTGCTGATGGCCGACATCCACTGTCTTCCTG GTATGGAAGGTGCTCCAGTGTTCGATAAAAATTCTTGTCTTGTGGGGATGCTGATGAAGCCATTAAGACAGAGAGGCAGCAACATACAAGTTCAG CTTGTGATTACATGGGAGGGAATATGCACTGCATGGAGCAGAAACAAACTGGAACTAATTGAGCAAGTCTCAAATGAACTACTTGATGACAAAAGTGCAGACAGTAAAATGGTGGAATCATGTAGCATGGATAATCATAGAAGGTTTGTCTCTAATTCAGCTAATGACCTTAATCAGTATAGCATTCCACCTTCACTCAGAGAGGCCATATCCTCGGTTGTTCTTGTCACGGTTGGTGATACAACTTGGGCTTCAGGTATTCTCCTCAACAAGAATGGCTTAGTTCTGACAAATGCTCATCTTTTGGAGCCTTGGAGATTTGGGAGAACTTCACCTTTAGGTTTACAACATAAAACCACCTCACTTGCTGGAGAATATCTACATGGAGAAAATAAATTGTTGCAGTCACAGCATTGCAAGATGTCCAATGAAGATTCTTTTAAGCATGAGGTTTCATTCTTTAATTTGGGttccaagagagagaagagaatATCTGTTCGTTTGGATGATGGGGAGAAACAGACGTGGTGTAGTGCTAGTGTGGTGTTTATCTCCAAGGGGCCGCTTGATGTTGCCTTGCTTCAAATGGAAAAGATCGCGATTGAATTTTGTGCAATTAGACCAGAATTTGTTTGTCCGACAGCAGGGTCGTCTGCATATGTTGTTGGGCATGGTCTTCTTGGACCTCGATCAG GTCTATGTTCCTCCCTTTCCTCTGGGGTTGTCTCGAAAGTTGTCCAAATTCCATCAGCTCAACATTCTCATCTGCCTAGCAATGTGCAGACAGACAATATGGACCTGCCAGTAATGCTGCAGACAACAGCGGCAGTTCATCCTGGATCTAGTGGTGGTGTAATTGTCAATTCACATGGTCGAATGGTTGGACTAATAACAAG CAATGCTAAGCATGGCGGTGGGAGCACAATACCTCGTCTGAATTTTAGCATCCCCTGCAAATCTCTGGAAATGGTCTTCAAGTATGCAG CGAATGGAGATTACACAATTTTGGAGCAGCTGGATAAACCAAATGAATTGCTCTCATCAGTGTGGGCACTGGCACAAGCACCATCATCTCTCCCATTTCTCAGTAGCCCCCCTGGGAAGAGCGGAGAGGGGAAAGTTTCGGAGTTCTCAAAGTTTCTTGCCAATCAGAAAGAAGGTTTGACATCTATAAGTGATTTGGAGGCTTTCCTTAAACACAAGATTCCCAGTAAAATTTAG